The genomic DNA AGGTCATCGAAGGCGGAAAACCCGTCGCGCCTTCGCCGAGCCTTGCCGAAGTGTGCGCGTATGCGGAGAGAGAAAAGCAAAGTTTCTGGGACGAGTATAAGCGGCTGGATAATCCGCATATTTATAAAGTAGACTTGTCTGAAAAATTATATAACGTCAAGAACGAGATGATTTCGGAAATAAGGAACAAAAATGTTTAAAAAGAGTTATTCCAAAAAAGATTTCGAAAAACTCGCCGAAGGCATGAAAACGGCATACGAGCAGCGTATCCGCCAGTTGGAAGAGCGGGTGGACAGGCTGAACGTGGAAAACAAGAACCTGCGCGCCGCGTGCGCGGAATACCAGTCGCGTGAAAAACGGGTGGGACAGGCCATCGTGGACGCCGAGGAAAAGGGTTCGGAAATTAAGGAATTGTACCGCCTGAACGCGGAATGCGAACTTCGCACGCTGCAAATGTTTGCGGAAAAATGGAAGCGGCTCGCCGCGCAGATGGCGGACAGCATGCCCAAGGGCGAAGGCGAGAAATACGCGGCGTTCGCAGACCATCTCGCCGCCCTTTTAGGGAGGGAAAGCACCGCCTTTTTCAGCGACGATCCGCCCTCCGCGGAGGAGATGCCGTTCGATCCCAAAAAGCGGATCGAGCGATACGTAGCCGAGGAGAGCGATACGGGTTTCAACCTCGACGACGTTCTCAATCCCAAACAGGAACTGGACTTAGAAAAACTGTGCCGTGAACTGGGACTCATGGACGAGGAATAAATAACGGAGTATATATGGCTTACGCGATCATCATCTTTGCGGTACTTTTCGCCGACCAGTTGAGCAAAGCGCTCATCTTTGCCTTCAACGTGGAAGGACTTACGATCATACCCGGCCTTCTGGCGCTGGATAAAACTATGAATACGGGCATGGCGTTCGGCATGCTGGGCGACAAGGAATGGGCGATCCCCGTATTCATCGCGGTCACGTCCGTCGCCATGGTCGTCTTTTTGGTACTGCTCGTAAAGACCAAACCGAGCCGCCGCTTTATGCGCACGGCGCTGGCGCTCATTCTCTGCGGCGCGCTGGGCAACTTTATCGACCGCGTCGTTCTGGAAGGCGTGCGCGATTTCATCGCGCTGAGCGTCGGGAATATTTCTTTTCTCAACTTCAACTGCAACGTTGCGGATATCGCCATCACCGCGGGCGCGGTCATGCTCATTCTCGATCTGCTGTTTATCGACGAGGACGCGATCTTCCGTTTCGGGAAAAAGGATAAGGAGAAGAGGGATCTGGACGACGCCGCGGGTTCTTTGAAAAAGGACGTTTCCGATTCTGCCGAGCAGGATGGATAAAAAAACTTTTCTCGTACAAACCGCCGCCGAACGTGCGGACGTAGGACTGGCGGCGCTTATGGATATCACCCGTTCTTCGGCGAAAAAACTCATCGACGAGGGACGCGTCGTCGTGGACGGCAGGCCCGTCAAAGCCTCCCGCCCGCTCGCCGTCGGGGAAACGATCGAGGTAGAGATCCCCGCTTTGCAGACGCTCGATCTGACGCCCGAAAATATTCCCCTCGACATCGTTTACGAGGACGCGGACATCGCCGTCGTCAATAAGCAGCAGGGGCTCACGGTGCACGCGGGCAGTGGCAATCTTTCGGGCACGCTCGTCAACGCGCTCTTGTATCGGCTGGATTCGTTGAGCGGCATCAACGGCGTCGTGCGTCCCGGCATCGTGCACCGCATCGACAAGGACACGACGGGGCTTCTCGTTGTCGCCAAAAACGACCGCGCGCATCTGTCGCTGTCCGCGCAGATCGCCGAAAAGACCTGCGCGCGCGAATATCTCGCCCTTTGCGAGGGGATATTCAAGGACGACGAAGGCACGATCTCGACGTACATCGGCAGGCACCCGACCGACCGCGTGAAAATGGCGGTCGTGAGCGAAGACAAGGGGCGGCGCGCCGTGACGCATTACGAGGTGCTCGCGCGGTTTGACAGAGGCTTTACGCTCGTACTGTTCAAATTGGAAACAGGGCGGACGCACCAGATACGCGTGCATGCGCAGTATATCGGGCATCCCGTCGCGGGCGATCCCGTGTACGGCGTCAAAAAACAGAAATTCAATCTTGCGGGGCAGTTGCTGCACGCGGCGCGGCTCTCGCTCGATCATCCCGCCACGGGCGAGCGCATGACTTTCGAAGCGCCCCTTCCCGAAGCGTTCGAAAAAGTATTGGAAACGCTGAAAAAGGGCGGATATACGGAGAGAAAACCATGGTGATCAAGGGAAAACTGATGGACGGCGCGGACATGGAGAATACCTTCCGCCGTCTCGCGTTCGAAGTTCTGGAATCGGAGGGCGGCGCGGAAAATCTCGCGCTCGTCGGTATCCGCACTCGCGGCGTCCCCACGGCGCGACGCGTCGCGGAAGAAATATTTAAGATAGAGGGCAAAAAAGTTCCTTTGGGCGAGTTCGACATTACGCTGTATCGCGACGATCTGGAAACGCTGCCCGACGAAGCGCGCGTTCTGGACAGCGTCATCGATTTCGACGTGACCGACAAAAACGTGCTGCTGTGCGACGACGTGATCTACACGGGACGCACGGTGCGCGCCGCTATTTCCGCGCTGTTGGAATTGGGGCGGCCGCGCAGCATCAAATTTCTGGCGCTCATCGACCGCGGGCACCGCGAACTTCCCTTCAAGGCGGATTTTACGGGCAAAAGCGTCCCTTCCTCCCGCCGCGAGGGCATCCTCGTGCGGTATCGGGAAACCGACGGCGAAAACGCCGTGTATATCTGCGACAAATAAAAATTATTTCCGTCGATTTGCTTGCGCGGCTGTATAAATCGTGGTAAAATAATACAGAATTAAAACTAAAAAGGAGTTTGTTATGTCTAGAAAACAAAGAACGGAAGGACAGGCGAAGAGGGACTTGGTGAAACTTTGCGCGTTTGTCGCGCTGATCATCGCGGCGTTCACATTTACGTTCGGCGGATTGTTTAACGGTTCCATCGTGGGAGATATCCTCAACCTGGTGGCGAAGATCGCCTTGCTCATCGCGATCGCGTTCCCCGCGTATCAGTTCAGCAGAGGATTGAATAAAGGTTGGAAAATCGTATTCTGGATTGCACTGGTGATTTATGTGCTCGGCTGCGTATTCGGTATGCTGAACATCAATATCGGAAAATAACCTTATAAAACGGAAAAGGCGGCTGCATTGCCGCCTTTTTTCTTTACAAACCGCCGCAAAATTGGTACAATGAATAGGAATTCAAACAGTACGGAGAGAACATGGCAAATCCTTTGATCGCGATCGTCGGACGTCCGAACGTCGGCAAGAGCACGCTTTTCAATAAAATCGCGGGACGGAAAATTTCCATTACCGAAAACCGTCCCGGCGTTACGCGCGACAGGCTGTACGCCGACGCGAGTTGGCGCGGCAGAAACTTCACCGTGGTGGACACGGGCGGCATCGAACTGAAAAGCGAGGACGTCATGTGGAAAGAGATCCTGCGGCAGGCGGATACCGCCATCGAAACCGCAGAGGTCATTTTGCTGATGCTCGACGGGCGGGAAGAATTGACCGCGTCCGATTACGACGTGGCGGAAAAACTGCGCCGCAGCAAAAAACCCGTCATTCTCGTCATCAACAAGGTGGATAACTATTCGCCCGATAAACTTTCCGAATATTACGCGTTGGGTCTCGGGGAGCCGTTCGCGGTTTCCGCCGAACATTCGCAGGGGATCGGCGACGTTTTAGACGAGGCGCTCACCTATTTCGGGGATGGGGAAGAAGAGGATACCGAAAGTTTAAAGATCGCCGTGGTGGGCAAGCCCAACGCGGGCAAGAGCAGCCTCGTCAACCGCCTTTTGGGGTTCGAGCGTTCCATCGTCACCGATATCGCGGGCACGACGCGCGACGCGATCGATACCAGATTCACGCTCGACGGGCAGAAATATACGCTCATCGACACGGCGGGGATCCGCCGCAAGAAGAACGTGAGCGACGACGTGGAATATTACAGCGTCATGCGCGCTTTCGACGCGGTGCGCCGCGCCGACGTCTGCCTTCTGGTGGTGGACAGCGCCGAAGGGCTTACCGAGCAGGACGTGAAGATCATCGGCTACGTGCACGAACAGGGCAAACCCTCCGTCATCGTCATGAATAAGTGGGACGTCATCGAAAAGGATTCCAAGACCATCAATAAGTTCGAAGAGAAACTGCATTTCGACCTCAAATTCATGGATTATTTTAAGTCCGTCTACATTTCCGCGAAGACGGGGCAACGCGCCGACAAAGTTTTGAAGATCGCGCGCGAGGCGTTCGAAAACACCAACCGCCGCATCACGACGGGCACGCTCAACGATCTGATG from Candidatus Borkfalkia ceftriaxoniphila includes the following:
- the lspA gene encoding signal peptidase II, with the protein product MAYAIIIFAVLFADQLSKALIFAFNVEGLTIIPGLLALDKTMNTGMAFGMLGDKEWAIPVFIAVTSVAMVVFLVLLVKTKPSRRFMRTALALILCGALGNFIDRVVLEGVRDFIALSVGNISFLNFNCNVADIAITAGAVMLILDLLFIDEDAIFRFGKKDKEKRDLDDAAGSLKKDVSDSAEQDG
- a CDS encoding RluA family pseudouridine synthase, translating into MDKKTFLVQTAAERADVGLAALMDITRSSAKKLIDEGRVVVDGRPVKASRPLAVGETIEVEIPALQTLDLTPENIPLDIVYEDADIAVVNKQQGLTVHAGSGNLSGTLVNALLYRLDSLSGINGVVRPGIVHRIDKDTTGLLVVAKNDRAHLSLSAQIAEKTCAREYLALCEGIFKDDEGTISTYIGRHPTDRVKMAVVSEDKGRRAVTHYEVLARFDRGFTLVLFKLETGRTHQIRVHAQYIGHPVAGDPVYGVKKQKFNLAGQLLHAARLSLDHPATGERMTFEAPLPEAFEKVLETLKKGGYTERKPW
- the pyrR gene encoding bifunctional pyr operon transcriptional regulator/uracil phosphoribosyltransferase PyrR is translated as MVIKGKLMDGADMENTFRRLAFEVLESEGGAENLALVGIRTRGVPTARRVAEEIFKIEGKKVPLGEFDITLYRDDLETLPDEARVLDSVIDFDVTDKNVLLCDDVIYTGRTVRAAISALLELGRPRSIKFLALIDRGHRELPFKADFTGKSVPSSRREGILVRYRETDGENAVYICDK
- the der gene encoding ribosome biogenesis GTPase Der, yielding MANPLIAIVGRPNVGKSTLFNKIAGRKISITENRPGVTRDRLYADASWRGRNFTVVDTGGIELKSEDVMWKEILRQADTAIETAEVILLMLDGREELTASDYDVAEKLRRSKKPVILVINKVDNYSPDKLSEYYALGLGEPFAVSAEHSQGIGDVLDEALTYFGDGEEEDTESLKIAVVGKPNAGKSSLVNRLLGFERSIVTDIAGTTRDAIDTRFTLDGQKYTLIDTAGIRRKKNVSDDVEYYSVMRAFDAVRRADVCLLVVDSAEGLTEQDVKIIGYVHEQGKPSVIVMNKWDVIEKDSKTINKFEEKLHFDLKFMDYFKSVYISAKTGQRADKVLKIAREAFENTNRRITTGTLNDLMLDAVRTNEPPATGGRRLKIYYCSQPSVCPPTFVLFVNDEELMHFSYKRYLENVLRRSFDFSGTPIRIVCRKRSETEGGY